AATTACAACGGGTTATTCTTCTGTCGCGGCAATAGTCGGTTTTCTTTTTGCACCTTTATATGTTTGGTTATTTAAACCAGAATTGACATTACCTGTTACAATGCTTTCATGCTTAATCATTATTCGCCATAGTAGCAACATAATGCGCCTATTAAAAGGCGAAGAGCCCAAAAGCTTTTATCGTCGCAGTAAAAAATAATCTAAAACACAACTAAGCTTAATTTTCAGTTACTAATCGTATGAAAGATTAATTATTTTTAAATTAAAGTAATAGAATATTTTTTGTTTTACAGAGAATTCAAACAAGGTATTATTATTCATCTTTTAATTATGTGGTTAATTCATGCAAATCAGTCCGTTATTAGAATCACTTATTAGCGCACTTCGCTGCTTACCTGGGGTTGGTCCAAAATCAGCACAACGAATGGCTTATCATCTATTACAACGTAATCGCCAAGCAGGTCTCAATTTGGCTCAAGAGTTAAATGAGGCTATGAATAATATTGGTCATTGCAAACAATGTCGAACCTTTACTGAACAAGAGATCTGCAATATCTGCGCGAATGTCCGTCGGCAAAGTAGCGATCAACTCTGTGTGGTTGAATCGCCAGCAGATATTTTTGCTATTGAGCAAACAGGGCAGTATAGTGGTCGTTATTTCGTTTTACTGGGGCATCTGTCACCACTTGATGGTATTGGCCCGAGTGATATTGGTCTCGACCTTTTAAAAATTAGGTTAAGTTCAGAATCAATTAGTGAAGTTATTTTAGCTACCAATCCAACGGTTGAAGGTGATGCTACAGCCAATTATATCGCCCAGATGTGTAATGAATTTAATATCGTTGCGACTCGAATTGCGCACGGTGTACCAGTGGGTGGAGAGCTTGAAATGGTTGATGGTACAACATTGTCACATTCCTTTGTTGGTCGACAAAAGATAGATTTTTAGCTTTTTGCGATTTATGAACAACTAGGTTGTTAACGGTTAATATGTATTAAGAAAAAATAGGAAGAGAGAGCTTATGAAATATAAAGCAGTCGCATTTGATATGGATGGAACGTTACTTGGTAGTAATCGTTTAATCCTTCCTGAAACAGTAGATATGATACAAAGAATTAGTGATAAAGGAATTAAAGTCATTTTGGTATCAGGCCGTCATCATACCGTTATTCACCCTTATTACTACCAACTAAAATTATCTACACCTGCGATTTGCTGTAATGGAACCTATTTATACGATTTCGAAAAGCAGCAAAACTTTGCTGCGAAACCAATGACTAAACAACAGGCAAAGACATTGTTAAATTTAGTTAACCAATATGGCATTCATACTATGATTTATACTGATCAGTTTATGAATTATGAAGTTCTTGATGATCATTTAGAAGGTTTCTTTCAATGGGTGAAGTCTTTACCTGAATTTCTACAACCAGAAGTTAAAAAAGTTGATGACTTCGAGAAACTGATTGATCAAGCAAATTTGATTTTCAAATTTGCGACCAGTAGTCATGATATTTCAGCATTAAAACAATTTTCAAATGAGGTTGATGCGCTCGGTGAGTTTTCTTGTGAATGGTCATGGTCAAATCGTGCTGATGTGGCGGTAAAAGGGAATACTAAAGGAAACGGATTAAAGCATTGGGCTGAACATGAAAATATCAAATTAAGTGAAATTGTAGCTTTTGGTGATAGTTACAATGATATCAGTATGTTATCCATAGCAGGATTAGGCATTGCAATGGGTAATGCGGATAAAGAAGTCAAAGAAAAAGCTAATTATTCAATTGGCGATAATAACAGCCCAAGTATTGCCGCTGAACTTGAAAAAATATTTTCAAATTAGAAATATTAATTTTAAGATGGTCTTTGAAATTCTTTATCAAGATAATGATTTAATCGCAATCAACAAGCCAGAAGGGTGGTTAGTACACCGAAGCTGGCTTGATAAAAATGAAACTGTCGTTGTTATGCAAACGTTGCGCGATCAAATCGGACAGCATGTTTACCCCATCCATCGCCTTGATCGACCAACATCAGGTGTATTAATTTTTGCTTTATCTAGTGAGATTGCAAGATTGTTGTCTGAACAATTTGCATCCAAGCAAATTGAAAAAGTTTATCATGCTATTGTACGTGGTTATGTTGATGATGAAGCAATCATTGATTATCCTTTAGTTGAAGAGTTGGATAAAATCGCTGATAAGTTTACACGTAAAGATAAGCCGGCCCAAGATGCTATAACTTTTTATAAAGGTTTGAGTAAAATAGAGTTGCCTATTGAAGTGGGTAAATATAAAACAGCTAGATATAGCTTTGTTGAATTAAAACCACAAACAGGAAGAAAGCACCAATTACGCCGTCATCTTAAACATATTTTTCACCCTATCATAGGTGATAGTAAACATGGTGATCTTCATCAAAATCGAGCTTTTAGTCAATATTTTGATATTAAGCGCCTGATGTTACATGCTAGTACTGTTAAAATGATTCATCCCATTACATCTACCCCTATCACTATTCATGCAAAATTAAGTGATGATTGGTTAACGATATTACAAAATTTTAAATAAGTTTATTTGGGTTAAATGTCTTCTAACAATATTAGTTTTTGTCATTTAGCATGATAAACATTACAGCGTTATGCATTATTAATGATGGGTATATTCTTTGTCTCAATTAATGCTTCAAAAAATAATTAAAAGCATTAGATTAAGAATTTAATCAAATATAGTAATGGATTCATAGCGTTATAATCACCAGTTTTTTAAAAATTTTCTTCATTATTGAATATAAATTCAATTTCACTTCAGCATGGAAATATATCTGACATCTTTTGATAAGTGGTGATTATTGATTTTCTTGTGCTTTCGAAAATTATACTGAGATCAATTAGATTTAGTTGAACAGTGGAAAAAGTAGAAAGCTCATTTTAAAGTTTTTCAGCACTTTTTATTTATGCTTCATGTTTTTACAATTAATTTCAATAATTTATTTAAATTGAAAAAAGCGCAATTTTACAATTACGCTTTTAAATTATTAACTGAATGATTAAGCTTCGAGATAAATAGACGCCATTTTTTCGAAATCTTCATCGGTAAAACCAAGTTCTTGCTTAATGTAATTGCTAGGTGAGCCTGCAATTTTTCTCATAGTATCGAAAACCTCATTAATAAAGATTTCTCGGGTATCAATTAAACTTAGTAGATAACCCAAAACGTCTTCATTATCAGTGATCTCTCGATAAGCAGCCATTTTTATTTTATTGCGTTCCAATCGATTATCATGTGTTAGCATATAATCATATATAATATCTGATTCAGATACACCTAACATAACTTGAATTAACAATACACCATAACCCGTCCGATCTTTACCGCCTCGACAGTGTTGAAGGCTAGGGCTGTTATTTGAATCTAAAATTACTCTTAACATTTCTCGATAGGCTTTTTTAGATTTTTCACTTAGTACAAAGTTACGATATTGCTCAAGTACTTGTATACCGTCACCATTAACTAACTCCTTTGGAATATCACGAAGAACACTTTCAATTAATGCCCGATCTTCATTGCTTGGATCAGCTGCAAATTGTGCAGCTAATTCTGCTGTTTGAGCAGAGGCATCCAAATTAAAAGTTTGTCTTTCACCAATTGAACAATTCGGGCTTGTTTTAACCTCATTTTCACAACGATAATCAATGATTGTTTTTATATTCAATGCTTTTATATATTGTTGTGCATCAGGTTTTAGGCCGTGAAGATGATTAGAACGATACAACATTCCCCATTTTATACGTTTTCCTTTTGCACCGACATAACCACCAAAATCACGGAAATTATTTAGTCCATTGATTGGTAATGTTCGTTCTCCAAATAAAAATGGTTTTTGGCCATTTATTTGTAATATGAGATAGATTCGGCTTTTAGCGTTTAATGGATCATCAAATATTACTGGGGATTTTAATGCATTTCCAATTAGTGTTTTATTATTAGTGTTTACATCAGCTTCGGTTGTCCAATATAAATCTGCAGGCTTATCACTATTAAAAGTAACTTCTAATTTTCCTTGCTTATTCCTAATTACTGATATTTCATTATTTTTTTCTAACATAACTTTCTTCCTACCTAGTGTAATATGCCGACTGATGAAAGAACGACTCCAATTACCATTACAGCAATAATGAGCGATACTGTATATTTACCTTGAAATTTCCTAACTAAGAAAAAAACAGCTAAGGTAAAAAGAAGCGTTAATAAATTTGGCATTACCTTATCAAACATTTCTTGAACTTTTATTGATTGCTCACCAACTTCAATTAAATAAGGTGTTGATACTTTTACTGTTGAGGCTATTAACGATCCTAGCACCATTACGCCAACGACATTTGCAACGTTACTAATTCGCTGAATAATATTTGAATTTTTAGATTGCTCTATAAGATCAATTCCTTTGTTATATCCATAATGAACAAAGAAATATTTTGTAAAAATGTTGACTAAATTATAGATGAAAAACATTAATATGGGTCCAATGATATTACCTTGTAACGCAAAAGCTGCACCAATACTTCCACATATCGGCATCCAAGTAAATTTCAGTAGACTATCACCCAAACCTGCAAACGGGCCCATTAATCCAGCTTTTAACGAAATGACCGCATCTTTTTCTTCTTCCGTTGTTTTCTCTTCGACAGCAGCTGTAACGCCAAGAACTAATGCTCCGGCATTAACTTGCGTATTGAAAAACTCAAAATGGCGTTGCATTGCTCTAACGCGAGTTTCTTTATCGGCGTCCTTATAAAGACGGTCTAGAATTGGAATCATACAGTGAGCAAATCCAATCGTTTGTAATTTTTCATAGTTGAATGAAAAAGGGATTGTTTGTATTTTCCAAAAGACACTATTAAGATCTTTTTTAGTAATTTTCTTTTCATTGTTCATAGGTCATATTCCTCTTCAATACTGTCATTTTGCATAGGTTTTTCTTGATTATTTTGATTATTGTTTTTGCCCGCGGTGAATGCCATGTCATATAAAACAGCAAAGGCAAGTGCAACGAAGGTAACAGGTATGATTGGTAGTTTTAGGTAACTAGTTAAAACAAATCCGAGTAAAAAGAAGAACCACATTGAGCCTTTTAATAACATCAACAATAGAATACAAATACCTACTGCTGGGATTAATTTTGAAGCGACACCCATACCATCAATTATATTCTTTGGAATAGCGTCTAAAATTGTTTTAATAAGATCACTGCCAAAATAAATTGCTAAAAAGCATGGAACAGCTCTAATTAAAAACCATATAGGTGTTGAAAAATAATGTACTTTAACTAGTCCTTTATAATCTCCATTTTGTATGCTTTTTTCTGCCCATGGATTTAAGAAACAAGCAAATGATCGCCATAGAATAAGTAATTGTTGGCAAAGTATTGAAACGGGTAGGGCTAATGCAACTCCAGTGGCAACACCACCGCCAGTTGAAATACCTAATGAAACGCCAATAATTGCACCAGCAACAATATCTGGCGCAGAGTAAGCTCCAACATTTCCAACGCCCATCCACATAAGTTCAAGTGTTGCACCAATGGCTAATCCTTGAACCATATCACCCATGATGATGCCTGCTACAGTACCGGTTAATAAAGGCCGACGTAACATTTGTGGCCCAACATCATCGAGTGAACAAATTCCCGCCCAAATGGCGACAAGAATAGCTTGTGTTAACATGTGTTAACCTCCAAATTATAGAAATAAATGTTTTAATAAATAGTGTTAGCTGAGTAGGGTTTTTAGATCGACAATGGGATCTTTAGGCACCATCTGAATTTCAACTTCAACATTTTTTGCAATGAGATTTCTAAATGCTTGTTCTTCTTCTGGTGTGACAGACACCGCTCTTGATAATTGATGACGACCATCTTGCATACGCATTCCACCTACATTGAGTTTTTCTAGTGACAATCCACCGTCCACTAATGCGTCAACGTCAATACTATTGGTGAACAGTAACATTGTTCTTTTTTTGATAGGTGTCTTTTTTAAGATTTCGATAAATTGCTGTACTCCAAAGATCAAAACCTTTAATCCTGGCGGTGCAGACATGGTTAATACTGATTGTTGAACTTTGTCATCAGCAACTTTATCGTTGATGACTAATACTTGCTCGATATCATAGTTTTTCACCCAAGTTGTAATAACTTGTCCATGAATTAATCGGTCATCGATTCGTGCTACATTAATTGGCATTGGTGTTCTCCTTACAATTCATTAACTTCTTCATTTTTAATATTTAGCAGTTGTCTAACGTCTTTACAGCTTTGAGGAAATGCTTCTTCAATAGCTTGTTTGGCATCGTTCAATGTTCCTTCTCTATTGTTTAAAACTTCAAGTAGTACGGGAATATTAAAACCACAAAATAGTAAAACATCGTCATGGGATATCAGTAATTCGCTAGCAAGATTGCAGGGAGTTCCTCCCATAATATCAACCAAAATAATTACTCCATTGCCTTGATTAAGTTTTTTATAACTACTTTGCATTTCTTCTCGTAAATTATTGATATTGCTATCAACTAAAACTGAAATAATGTGGATACTTTCTTGCTTGCCCATAAGCATCTGTGCACATTCAAGTGCACCCTGAGCAAAAGGGCCATGACTTGCTAAAATGATAGGTAAAGGATTAGACATAAAAAATTCCTTATTTGTAACTTTATTACTAAATATGTAAGTATGTTTAGTAATAAAGTTACATCTACATTTAAAAATAGTCATCCATTTTTTAAGAAATTTTTATAATTTTGTGAACAAGATCAAATTTATTAAAGGAAAAGTTTAAGTTAATGACTTTTCAACTTGATGAGATTATTTGAATGGTAAATTTGTTATTACTTCTGGGTATATCGAGGATATTTTCGTTTTTCACGATTTTGAGTTTGCTGTAGTAACCTTTCATCATATTTACGAATAAATAAGTTAGTTAACAACATATTAATGACTGATATTTGTGAAATTTTGGAACGAACAGGA
This Gilliamella sp. ESL0443 DNA region includes the following protein-coding sequences:
- the recR gene encoding recombination mediator RecR encodes the protein MQISPLLESLISALRCLPGVGPKSAQRMAYHLLQRNRQAGLNLAQELNEAMNNIGHCKQCRTFTEQEICNICANVRRQSSDQLCVVESPADIFAIEQTGQYSGRYFVLLGHLSPLDGIGPSDIGLDLLKIRLSSESISEVILATNPTVEGDATANYIAQMCNEFNIVATRIAHGVPVGGELEMVDGTTLSHSFVGRQKIDF
- a CDS encoding pyridoxal phosphatase; amino-acid sequence: MKYKAVAFDMDGTLLGSNRLILPETVDMIQRISDKGIKVILVSGRHHTVIHPYYYQLKLSTPAICCNGTYLYDFEKQQNFAAKPMTKQQAKTLLNLVNQYGIHTMIYTDQFMNYEVLDDHLEGFFQWVKSLPEFLQPEVKKVDDFEKLIDQANLIFKFATSSHDISALKQFSNEVDALGEFSCEWSWSNRADVAVKGNTKGNGLKHWAEHENIKLSEIVAFGDSYNDISMLSIAGLGIAMGNADKEVKEKANYSIGDNNSPSIAAELEKIFSN
- the truC gene encoding tRNA pseudouridine(65) synthase TruC, with protein sequence MVFEILYQDNDLIAINKPEGWLVHRSWLDKNETVVVMQTLRDQIGQHVYPIHRLDRPTSGVLIFALSSEIARLLSEQFASKQIEKVYHAIVRGYVDDEAIIDYPLVEELDKIADKFTRKDKPAQDAITFYKGLSKIELPIEVGKYKTARYSFVELKPQTGRKHQLRRHLKHIFHPIIGDSKHGDLHQNRAFSQYFDIKRLMLHASTVKMIHPITSTPITIHAKLSDDWLTILQNFK
- a CDS encoding tyrosine-protein phosphatase; amino-acid sequence: MLEKNNEISVIRNKQGKLEVTFNSDKPADLYWTTEADVNTNNKTLIGNALKSPVIFDDPLNAKSRIYLILQINGQKPFLFGERTLPINGLNNFRDFGGYVGAKGKRIKWGMLYRSNHLHGLKPDAQQYIKALNIKTIIDYRCENEVKTSPNCSIGERQTFNLDASAQTAELAAQFAADPSNEDRALIESVLRDIPKELVNGDGIQVLEQYRNFVLSEKSKKAYREMLRVILDSNNSPSLQHCRGGKDRTGYGVLLIQVMLGVSESDIIYDYMLTHDNRLERNKIKMAAYREITDNEDVLGYLLSLIDTREIFINEVFDTMRKIAGSPSNYIKQELGFTDEDFEKMASIYLEA
- a CDS encoding PTS system mannose/fructose/sorbose family transporter subunit IID — translated: MNNEKKITKKDLNSVFWKIQTIPFSFNYEKLQTIGFAHCMIPILDRLYKDADKETRVRAMQRHFEFFNTQVNAGALVLGVTAAVEEKTTEEEKDAVISLKAGLMGPFAGLGDSLLKFTWMPICGSIGAAFALQGNIIGPILMFFIYNLVNIFTKYFFVHYGYNKGIDLIEQSKNSNIIQRISNVANVVGVMVLGSLIASTVKVSTPYLIEVGEQSIKVQEMFDKVMPNLLTLLFTLAVFFLVRKFQGKYTVSLIIAVMVIGVVLSSVGILH
- a CDS encoding PTS sugar transporter subunit IIC, with product MLTQAILVAIWAGICSLDDVGPQMLRRPLLTGTVAGIIMGDMVQGLAIGATLELMWMGVGNVGAYSAPDIVAGAIIGVSLGISTGGGVATGVALALPVSILCQQLLILWRSFACFLNPWAEKSIQNGDYKGLVKVHYFSTPIWFLIRAVPCFLAIYFGSDLIKTILDAIPKNIIDGMGVASKLIPAVGICILLLMLLKGSMWFFFLLGFVLTSYLKLPIIPVTFVALAFAVLYDMAFTAGKNNNQNNQEKPMQNDSIEEEYDL
- a CDS encoding PTS sugar transporter subunit IIB; translation: MPINVARIDDRLIHGQVITTWVKNYDIEQVLVINDKVADDKVQQSVLTMSAPPGLKVLIFGVQQFIEILKKTPIKKRTMLLFTNSIDVDALVDGGLSLEKLNVGGMRMQDGRHQLSRAVSVTPEEEQAFRNLIAKNVEVEIQMVPKDPIVDLKTLLS
- a CDS encoding PTS sugar transporter subunit IIA; this translates as MSNPLPIILASHGPFAQGALECAQMLMGKQESIHIISVLVDSNINNLREEMQSSYKKLNQGNGVIILVDIMGGTPCNLASELLISHDDVLLFCGFNIPVLLEVLNNREGTLNDAKQAIEEAFPQSCKDVRQLLNIKNEEVNEL